In Aureibaculum algae, the following are encoded in one genomic region:
- a CDS encoding peptidoglycan DD-metalloendopeptidase family protein, translating into MKRLLLVLSLLPFTCFSQIIGEANGGEVKFNPNNLACITEEAKAKINTEVEVNVAKLIKQGKLSIKKAGLAAPTFIWPVKKAATSDFNDVWAISNYVDHDATFPDKVQDYNCGTNTYDTSSGYNHSGTDIFTWPFSWYQMENNLAEVVAAAPGEIIYKNDGQFDKSCTFNSNTWNAIYVQHSDGSRTWYGHLKDGSLTTKIVGDTVVEGEFLGVVGSSGNSTGPHLHFEVYDSNSNLVDPFSGTCNNITSWWQDQPDYTDPNINAVLTHSAPPNFDNPCPQLENTNLANKFLPNSTIYFAGYFKDQLAGTTANFGIRNPNGIRIAVWDENFTDSFNTSYWFRSVDNLATLGTYRFEVTYEGQTIRHEFEVAATLGVEDEKLAQISVAPNPFEDELKISGFTFNQADYNMAVFNQLGQKVVEKEDFSARLNLQFLSKGLYFLNIGDKTTGSSKSFKIVKK; encoded by the coding sequence ATGAAAAGATTATTGCTTGTTTTGTCGCTACTACCTTTCACTTGTTTTTCCCAAATTATAGGGGAAGCAAATGGTGGTGAGGTAAAATTTAACCCAAATAATTTAGCATGTATTACGGAAGAAGCCAAAGCGAAAATTAATACTGAAGTTGAAGTTAATGTAGCCAAGTTAATTAAACAGGGTAAATTGTCGATAAAAAAAGCAGGTTTGGCAGCACCAACTTTTATTTGGCCTGTTAAAAAGGCAGCTACGAGCGATTTTAACGATGTTTGGGCAATTTCTAATTATGTAGACCATGATGCTACATTTCCTGATAAAGTTCAGGATTATAATTGTGGAACGAATACCTATGATACCAGTTCTGGTTATAATCATTCAGGTACTGATATTTTTACATGGCCTTTTTCTTGGTATCAAATGGAAAATAATTTAGCTGAAGTTGTGGCTGCGGCTCCAGGTGAAATTATATATAAGAATGATGGTCAATTTGATAAGAGTTGTACTTTTAATTCAAATACATGGAATGCAATTTATGTGCAACATAGTGACGGCAGTAGAACCTGGTATGGTCACCTAAAAGATGGAAGTTTAACCACTAAAATTGTTGGAGACACAGTTGTTGAAGGTGAATTTTTAGGAGTTGTAGGTAGTTCTGGAAATTCTACCGGTCCTCATTTACATTTTGAAGTTTATGATAGCAACAGTAATTTAGTTGATCCTTTTAGCGGGACTTGTAATAATATTACAAGTTGGTGGCAAGACCAACCTGATTATACTGATCCAAATATTAATGCGGTTTTAACACATAGTGCACCACCAAATTTTGACAATCCTTGCCCTCAACTAGAGAACACGAATTTAGCTAATAAATTTTTACCAAATTCTACAATATATTTTGCAGGTTATTTTAAAGATCAATTGGCAGGAACAACAGCGAATTTTGGGATCCGTAACCCGAATGGTATAAGAATTGCGGTGTGGGATGAAAATTTTACTGATTCATTTAATACATCGTATTGGTTTAGGAGTGTTGATAATCTTGCTACCTTAGGTACTTATAGATTTGAAGTAACTTATGAAGGTCAAACGATTAGGCACGAGTTTGAAGTTGCTGCTACTTTGGGAGTTGAAGATGAAAAATTAGCACAAATTTCAGTAGCTCCAAATCCTTTTGAGGATGAATTAAAAATTTCAGGCTTTACCTTTAATCAAGCTGATTACAATATGGCTGTTTTTAATCAATTAGGTCAAAAAGTTGTTGAAAAAGAAGATTTTTCTGCTCGTTTAAATTTACAATTTTTATCTAAAGGGTTGTATTTTCTAAACATTGGTGATAAAACTACAGGAAGTTCAAAATCATTTAAAATCGTAAAAAAATAA
- a CDS encoding DNA polymerase III subunit: MLFSNIIDQETVKKQLIYSVERNRIPHAQLFVAPKGTGALPLAIAYAQYILCNNSDGENNTGDQVCNTKINNLSHPDLHFAFPVATTDKVKRHPVSDFFLEEWRQFINDNPYGDLLSWYAHLGIENKQGQIGVDEAEAIVKKLILKSYEGGYKVMIIWMAEKLNTAAANKLLKLIEEPPNKTILLLVTESEEQIISTILSRCQIVKLNPLSENHIKEALIAREHITENEAVKIAHQADGNWNKARNILHNSTSDEQFEQWFITWVRTAFKAKGNAAVIQELIAWSDAIASNGREVQKSFLNYCLQFFRQALLKNYTADSLVFLEPYTTSFDLDKFAPFVHSGNIMEITKELNDAIYHIERNGNAKIILLDLSIKLTRLLHQKEAV; the protein is encoded by the coding sequence ATGCTTTTTTCAAATATTATAGATCAAGAAACAGTAAAAAAACAACTTATCTATAGTGTTGAAAGAAACCGAATACCCCATGCACAACTTTTTGTTGCACCAAAGGGTACAGGTGCTTTACCATTAGCTATTGCTTACGCTCAATATATCTTATGTAATAATAGTGATGGTGAAAATAATACAGGAGACCAGGTCTGTAATACAAAGATTAACAATCTAAGTCACCCTGATTTGCATTTTGCATTTCCTGTTGCCACAACGGATAAGGTGAAAAGACACCCTGTAAGTGATTTCTTTTTAGAAGAATGGCGTCAATTTATAAATGATAACCCGTATGGTGATTTATTAAGTTGGTACGCACATTTAGGTATTGAAAATAAACAAGGTCAAATTGGTGTAGATGAAGCAGAAGCAATCGTAAAAAAGTTGATTCTGAAATCGTACGAAGGTGGTTATAAGGTCATGATTATTTGGATGGCCGAGAAGCTTAACACAGCAGCAGCCAATAAATTACTAAAACTAATAGAAGAACCGCCAAACAAGACTATTCTATTGTTGGTTACCGAGAGTGAAGAGCAAATTATTAGTACCATATTATCTCGTTGTCAGATTGTAAAATTAAATCCTTTAAGTGAAAATCATATTAAGGAAGCTTTAATAGCACGAGAGCATATTACAGAAAATGAAGCTGTAAAGATTGCCCATCAAGCAGATGGAAATTGGAATAAAGCAAGAAATATTTTACATAACTCAACAAGCGATGAACAATTTGAACAGTGGTTTATTACTTGGGTACGAACCGCTTTTAAAGCAAAAGGCAATGCTGCCGTAATACAAGAACTAATTGCTTGGAGCGATGCTATTGCATCAAACGGTAGAGAGGTTCAGAAAAGTTTTTTAAACTACTGTCTCCAATTTTTTAGACAAGCTTTATTGAAAAATTATACAGCAGATTCGTTGGTGTTTTTAGAGCCCTATACCACAAGTTTCGATTTAGATAAATTTGCTCCGTTTGTTCATAGTGGTAATATCATGGAGATTACTAAAGAGCTTAACGATGCTATTTATCATATTGAACGTAACGGTAATGCCAAAATCATCTTATTGGATTTATCAATAAAGTTAACACGGTTACTTCATCAAAAAGAGGCGGTTTAA
- the trhA gene encoding PAQR family membrane homeostasis protein TrhA codes for MMKNEHLTYYNSTEERLNVLTHAIGLVLSIIALVVLIIHANDHGTARHIVSFSIFGASLILLYSASTFYHYAQQPELRKKLNILDHAAIYVLIAGTYTPFTLITLKGTLGWTIFGITWGIALVGVFLKLFYTGRFEKISTAAYIGMGWIIIFAVKPLLENLPINGLYWLVAGGVFYTVGAILYSIPKIKYNHTIFHVFVLLGSFSHFMAIYFYVLQ; via the coding sequence ATGATGAAAAATGAACATCTAACATATTATAATTCTACCGAAGAAAGACTAAATGTACTTACACATGCCATTGGATTAGTTTTAAGTATTATAGCCTTAGTCGTTTTGATTATTCATGCTAATGATCATGGAACCGCAAGGCATATTGTAAGTTTTTCTATTTTTGGAGCGAGTTTAATCTTGTTGTACTCTGCTTCTACTTTTTACCATTACGCTCAACAACCAGAACTACGTAAAAAATTAAACATTTTAGATCATGCTGCCATTTATGTCCTTATTGCAGGAACCTATACTCCTTTTACACTCATTACTTTAAAAGGAACGTTAGGTTGGACAATCTTTGGCATTACTTGGGGAATTGCTCTTGTTGGAGTTTTTCTTAAATTATTTTACACTGGTAGGTTTGAAAAAATTTCTACCGCAGCCTACATTGGTATGGGATGGATTATCATTTTTGCCGTAAAACCATTACTAGAAAATTTGCCCATAAACGGATTATATTGGCTGGTGGCTGGTGGCGTATTTTATACCGTGGGTGCCATTTTATACAGCATTCCAAAAATAAAATACAACCATACCATTTTTCATGTATTTGTGTTATTGGGTAGTTTTTCACACTTTATGGCGATCTACTTTTATGTGTTGCAGTAA